Proteins encoded in a region of the Paenibacillus sp. W2I17 genome:
- a CDS encoding ABC transporter ATP-binding protein, translating into MEMLQVSGLNKVYQGKVQTQALSDIHLTIKQGEFVGIMGPSGSGKTTLLNMVSTIDEPSSGKVLINGMNPFDMKKKELAMFRRRELGFVFQDFNLLDTLTVAENIVLPLTLDKVKLKEMESRLHRITAKLGIDHILDKRVYEISGGQRQRTAIARSMINMPSIVLADEPTGALDSTSSQAVMESLEQINQQEKTTIMLVTHDPLAASYCNRIVFIKDGKLAAEVHRGDNRQTFFQRIIDTLSFWGGNSHELSSVRV; encoded by the coding sequence ATGGAAATGTTACAGGTATCGGGACTGAACAAAGTATATCAGGGCAAAGTGCAGACTCAAGCCCTTAGTGATATTCATCTGACAATCAAGCAAGGTGAGTTTGTGGGCATTATGGGCCCGTCGGGCAGTGGCAAAACCACATTGTTAAACATGGTCTCCACCATTGATGAACCCAGCTCGGGCAAGGTGCTGATTAATGGCATGAACCCGTTTGATATGAAAAAGAAAGAACTTGCCATGTTCCGACGTCGGGAACTCGGATTTGTCTTTCAGGATTTCAATCTGTTGGACACGCTGACTGTTGCTGAGAATATTGTACTTCCATTGACACTGGACAAGGTCAAACTAAAGGAGATGGAGAGCAGACTACATCGCATTACAGCGAAGCTTGGGATTGATCATATTCTGGATAAACGAGTCTACGAAATTTCGGGCGGACAGCGACAACGAACAGCCATAGCGAGATCCATGATTAATATGCCTTCGATTGTTTTGGCGGATGAACCCACCGGTGCGCTGGATTCTACGTCATCCCAAGCGGTCATGGAGTCACTTGAACAGATTAACCAGCAGGAGAAAACGACCATTATGTTGGTCACACATGACCCGCTTGCTGCAAGTTATTGCAACCGCATCGTGTTCATTAAGGACGGAAAGCTGGCAGCCGAGGTACACCGTGGAGATAATAGACAGACGTTTTTCCAGCGGATCATTGATACTTTATCCTTCTGGGGAGGGAATTCACATGAGCTTTCCTCAGTTCGCGTTTAA
- a CDS encoding FtsX-like permease family protein: MSFPQFAFNNIRRNGRAYIAFFLSSVFMVMIFFAYAVFIYHPYVTELPMGDTTATGMQIASIIVYVFAFFFVMYSISAFLKSRNKEFGILTILGAEPAQIRRLVILENMLIGCLSIIAGIGGGMLLSKLFLMLTTRFIGMDDLPFYFPVKAILITIGAFLLLFFCISLFTLVFIGNKRTLELLTGTNKPKKEPKASWFFSLLGFALLTVGFVVLRSGLNGGTIMLAAVTGIAGTYFFYSQLSVLIIRLLKRNRKTVWHGTRLLWISEMSL, encoded by the coding sequence ATGAGCTTTCCTCAGTTCGCGTTTAATAACATCCGCCGTAATGGGCGAGCGTATATTGCTTTTTTTCTAAGTAGTGTGTTTATGGTCATGATATTCTTCGCTTATGCGGTGTTCATTTATCATCCGTATGTGACAGAGTTGCCGATGGGTGACACAACCGCTACGGGAATGCAGATCGCTTCAATTATCGTATATGTGTTTGCATTTTTCTTTGTTATGTATTCCATCAGTGCTTTTCTCAAATCTCGGAATAAAGAGTTTGGCATTCTGACCATACTTGGTGCAGAACCCGCACAGATTCGGAGATTGGTCATTTTGGAAAACATGTTGATCGGCTGCCTGTCCATTATTGCCGGTATCGGCGGAGGTATGTTGTTGTCCAAGTTGTTCCTGATGTTAACCACTCGTTTTATCGGGATGGATGATCTGCCCTTTTATTTTCCCGTGAAAGCGATTCTGATTACGATCGGGGCCTTTCTGTTATTATTTTTCTGCATTTCACTTTTCACATTGGTTTTTATCGGAAACAAACGGACGTTAGAACTTTTGACGGGAACCAACAAACCTAAAAAAGAGCCCAAAGCTTCATGGTTCTTCTCACTTCTGGGTTTTGCATTACTTACAGTAGGTTTTGTGGTACTCCGCAGCGGGTTAAATGGCGGAACAATCATGCTTGCAGCAGTAACAGGGATAGCCGGGACGTATTTTTTCTATTCACAACTTTCCGTGCTCATTATCCGTTTATTGAAGCGTAATCGTAAAACGGTATGGCATGGTACACGTCTGTTGTGGATCTCAGAGATGAGTTTATAA
- a CDS encoding metal-sulfur cluster assembly factor, whose protein sequence is MEQTTHLLECLKEVYDPELGVNIVDLGLVYEVREESERVHVRMTLTTPGCPLHDTIVGAVKWVLQENTNKTDIDVQVVWEPQWSPQLMSNEAKEMLGYF, encoded by the coding sequence ATGGAACAAACTACGCATTTGCTAGAATGTCTCAAGGAAGTGTATGACCCTGAATTAGGTGTCAATATCGTTGACCTGGGTCTGGTGTATGAAGTAAGGGAAGAGTCTGAACGAGTACATGTACGGATGACGCTGACTACACCAGGTTGCCCGCTGCACGACACCATCGTTGGTGCGGTGAAATGGGTTTTACAGGAAAATACGAATAAGACTGATATTGACGTTCAAGTGGTGTGGGAGCCACAATGGTCTCCACAGCTGATGTCGAATGAAGCCAAGGAAATGCTGGGATACTTCTAG
- a CDS encoding HAMP domain-containing sensor histidine kinase, which yields MRLFLKDHQMLVGFYVLQMLLVPCVYWLSGEGRPMKIVLYGMLISTVVLLVYLVIRYFQLQAYYRLLEQPRKLVNEPFQTLGNSVVAEAIQELLHELERNRQNDISQLRTSKEQQVVFMNRWVHQMKTPLSIIQLTLEDVDDETAGSIQDELDKMRKGLEMVLHSSRLEQFEGDFRVELLSLHEVLRSSIAENRRLFIRRGITPDIRMEGELQIYSDSKWLRFMFTQILTNAVNYSDSKSGKKVIITGYKQEERTILDIQDEGIGISSEDIHRVFNPYFTGERGRQYHESTGMGLYLVREISARLDNRVELFSEPNEGTLVRFSWIHSKYPK from the coding sequence ATGAGACTTTTCCTGAAAGACCACCAGATGTTAGTTGGATTTTATGTGTTACAGATGCTGCTGGTTCCATGTGTCTACTGGCTCTCTGGTGAGGGCCGTCCGATGAAGATTGTTCTCTATGGCATGCTGATCAGTACTGTTGTGCTGTTGGTCTATCTGGTCATACGTTACTTCCAGCTGCAAGCGTATTATCGTCTGCTTGAACAACCACGAAAACTGGTAAACGAGCCTTTCCAAACGCTTGGAAATTCGGTCGTGGCGGAAGCCATCCAGGAATTGTTACATGAACTGGAGCGTAATCGGCAGAATGATATAAGTCAATTACGCACTAGTAAGGAACAACAGGTGGTATTCATGAATCGTTGGGTTCATCAGATGAAGACACCCTTGTCCATTATCCAGCTAACCCTGGAAGATGTGGACGATGAGACGGCGGGCAGTATTCAGGATGAGTTGGATAAAATGCGCAAAGGACTTGAAATGGTCTTGCATTCATCACGGCTTGAACAGTTCGAAGGGGATTTCAGGGTGGAACTGTTATCCTTGCATGAGGTGCTTCGGAGCAGTATAGCGGAAAACCGACGTTTATTTATTCGTAGAGGCATTACGCCGGATATTCGTATGGAAGGTGAACTTCAGATATACAGTGACTCCAAGTGGCTGCGGTTCATGTTCACCCAGATTTTGACCAATGCCGTGAACTATTCCGATAGTAAATCAGGCAAAAAAGTGATCATTACAGGCTATAAGCAGGAAGAGCGTACAATCCTGGACATTCAAGATGAGGGAATCGGCATCTCGTCCGAGGATATTCATCGTGTGTTCAATCCCTATTTTACAGGCGAACGGGGCAGGCAATACCACGAATCTACGGGAATGGGATTATATCTGGTCCGTGAGATCAGTGCCCGCCTGGATAACCGTGTCGAGTTGTTTTCGGAGCCGAATGAGGGAACGTTGGTTAGATTCAGCTGGATTCATTCGAAATATCCGAAGTGA
- a CDS encoding cupin domain-containing protein codes for MMSITSLQEVKVFSEDRFTKRVLFQQGGGVTFVLHFLPGQQLPVHKHPGTDVILLVVEGTGTLILDGKEQAVKQEDVIHCGGDVEFAFHNTGDQEVRLFVVLNKVPAASYAKDI; via the coding sequence ATGATGAGTATCACGTCATTGCAAGAAGTTAAAGTATTCAGCGAGGACCGGTTTACGAAACGTGTTTTATTCCAACAGGGTGGTGGAGTGACCTTTGTACTTCATTTTCTGCCAGGACAACAGCTTCCCGTTCATAAACATCCGGGAACAGACGTTATTTTGCTGGTGGTTGAAGGCACAGGCACACTTATTCTGGATGGAAAAGAACAAGCGGTGAAACAAGAGGATGTGATCCATTGTGGAGGTGACGTGGAGTTTGCATTCCATAATACAGGAGATCAGGAAGTTCGTTTGTTCGTGGTGTTAAACAAAGTGCCAGCAGCATCCTATGCAAAGGACATCTAA
- a CDS encoding response regulator transcription factor, which produces MQSILLVEDDAKLAGLLAAYLTRNGFQVQVTDDFRHVLDEFVEVKPDLVLMDVNLPQYDGYYWCRQIRTHSICPILFISARDSGMDQIMALEHGADDYITKPFQYEVVLAKVRSQLRRAYGSYAAVQQEVTVTNGPMILYPERFVLEYDERSIELTQKEAILVEALMAKTGRVVSREKLLEQMWEDQHFIDDNTLNVYITRVRRKLKELGAEEILETVRGAGYRVLDLGSTAHGKGK; this is translated from the coding sequence ATGCAGTCGATATTGTTGGTTGAAGATGATGCCAAGTTAGCAGGATTGCTAGCGGCTTATCTGACCCGAAATGGATTCCAGGTACAGGTCACAGATGATTTTCGTCATGTACTGGATGAATTTGTGGAAGTGAAGCCGGACCTTGTGCTGATGGATGTGAATTTGCCTCAATATGATGGATACTACTGGTGCAGGCAGATACGCACACATTCCATATGTCCCATTTTATTCATATCGGCTCGTGATAGTGGTATGGATCAGATTATGGCGTTGGAACATGGAGCGGATGATTATATTACAAAACCTTTTCAATATGAAGTCGTTCTTGCCAAAGTCCGTAGTCAGCTGCGCCGAGCCTATGGTTCTTACGCTGCTGTTCAACAGGAAGTAACAGTGACGAATGGCCCCATGATCCTCTATCCTGAGCGATTTGTACTGGAATATGATGAACGTTCAATAGAGCTGACACAGAAGGAAGCGATACTGGTGGAAGCGCTGATGGCGAAGACAGGGCGAGTTGTCAGCCGAGAAAAATTGCTAGAACAGATGTGGGAAGATCAGCATTTTATCGATGATAATACGCTGAATGTCTATATTACACGTGTTCGCCGGAAGTTGAAGGAGCTGGGTGCAGAAGAGATTTTGGAGACGGTTCGCGGAGCGGGTTATCGTGTGTTGGATCTGGGTTCAACCGCACATGGAAAAGGGAAATGA
- a CDS encoding sugar kinase — MSEHKLILVKRRTRLEELVVRYNTVQQAQFYIERLGADFSDYMEEDRRYRLSVQQAQQQLSQLGRVQTIDREHVPNFIFGEQDIVVVVGQDGLVANTLKYVTEQPLIGVNPDPMRWDGVLLPFTVEDLSFIVPDVIRKQRTLKEVTLAKVELNDGQYLYGVNDLFIGRKTHVSARYEVRLGTSTEQQSSSGIIVSTGMGSTGWFKSVLAGATGIVGSAAWQNMNSEAEVAIASASIHGSRQDLNHFNWDAPYLYFSVREPFPSRTTAANLVFGQIHSKQPLHIVSQMPEDGVIFSDGVEQDFLEFNSGVEAIIGLAEKRGRLVV; from the coding sequence ATGAGCGAACACAAGCTGATTCTGGTGAAGCGCCGGACCCGACTGGAGGAACTGGTGGTTCGATATAACACGGTGCAGCAAGCTCAGTTCTATATTGAACGTCTGGGCGCAGACTTCAGTGATTATATGGAGGAAGACCGTCGTTATCGACTATCTGTGCAGCAGGCACAGCAGCAACTGAGTCAATTGGGACGGGTTCAGACGATTGATCGAGAACATGTGCCCAACTTTATCTTTGGAGAGCAGGATATCGTGGTCGTGGTTGGACAGGATGGGCTTGTAGCCAACACCCTCAAATACGTAACCGAACAGCCGCTCATCGGTGTGAATCCGGACCCGATGCGTTGGGATGGCGTGTTATTACCTTTTACCGTGGAAGATCTGAGCTTCATTGTTCCTGATGTCATTCGAAAGCAACGAACCTTGAAAGAAGTCACTCTCGCCAAAGTGGAACTCAATGATGGACAGTATCTATATGGTGTGAATGATCTGTTCATTGGTCGGAAGACACATGTATCGGCTCGTTATGAAGTGCGTTTGGGTACATCGACTGAACAACAATCCTCTAGTGGGATTATTGTATCCACAGGCATGGGATCGACAGGCTGGTTCAAAAGTGTGCTGGCGGGAGCCACGGGCATTGTTGGATCGGCGGCATGGCAGAACATGAATTCCGAAGCGGAGGTCGCTATAGCATCGGCATCCATTCATGGAAGCAGGCAAGATCTGAATCATTTTAACTGGGATGCGCCTTATTTATATTTTTCAGTACGTGAACCGTTCCCGAGCCGGACGACTGCGGCCAATCTGGTGTTTGGACAGATTCATTCTAAGCAACCATTGCATATTGTATCCCAGATGCCAGAGGATGGTGTTATTTTCAGCGATGGGGTCGAGCAGGACTTTCTTGAGTTTAACTCAGGGGTGGAAGCCATCATTGGTTTGGCAGAGAAGAGGGGACGTCTCGTGGTCTAA
- a CDS encoding SPFH domain-containing protein, with protein MFGFRFAKFQPSEYVMKVKNGEVQRQGVGLSFYYYEPTTSVVVLPVSSVDVPFMFEEITADYQTVTVQGQLSYRIVDYLKITQSLNYTYNLRKNRYISDDPGKLDQRVITTAKVLTKKHLEQMPLKEAIQSSERLASSMKREVVQSEELEKLGVELMSLSILAILPNKETMRALEAQAREEILRQADEALYVRRNASIEQERRVKENELNTEIAVETKKQQIRETQLQAERSVKQKQNEMEQEQLQFNTAMEERKQQLIELTIANHNAEADAKAYEIAAVMNSLQNVQPNVLQAMANMGMNSDKLIALAFQELAENAGKIGQLNISPDLLQGLMSPAPGRDQGGRAR; from the coding sequence ATGTTTGGATTCCGATTTGCGAAATTTCAGCCCAGTGAGTATGTCATGAAAGTAAAAAATGGTGAGGTACAACGTCAAGGTGTAGGATTGTCCTTCTATTATTATGAGCCGACCACATCGGTAGTGGTTCTACCCGTGTCCTCGGTGGATGTACCATTCATGTTTGAAGAGATTACGGCGGATTATCAGACGGTTACTGTGCAGGGGCAGCTAAGCTATCGCATTGTGGATTACCTGAAAATAACCCAGAGCCTGAATTACACGTACAATTTGCGCAAGAATCGGTATATCTCCGACGACCCCGGCAAGCTGGATCAACGGGTGATCACCACAGCCAAAGTACTGACCAAGAAACATCTGGAACAAATGCCGCTGAAAGAAGCTATTCAATCCAGTGAACGGCTGGCGAGCAGCATGAAACGCGAAGTTGTGCAAAGTGAAGAGTTGGAGAAACTGGGCGTTGAGCTGATGAGTCTATCGATTCTGGCCATTCTGCCTAATAAAGAAACGATGCGTGCATTGGAAGCACAAGCGCGGGAAGAGATTTTGCGTCAGGCAGATGAAGCGCTCTATGTACGTCGCAATGCCTCCATTGAACAGGAACGCCGAGTGAAAGAGAACGAACTGAACACCGAAATTGCCGTAGAGACAAAGAAACAGCAGATTCGTGAGACCCAATTGCAGGCTGAGCGCTCGGTGAAACAGAAACAAAATGAGATGGAGCAGGAGCAGCTTCAGTTCAATACAGCGATGGAGGAACGGAAGCAGCAGCTGATTGAGTTAACCATTGCCAATCACAATGCCGAAGCAGATGCCAAAGCCTATGAGATTGCTGCCGTAATGAATTCATTGCAAAATGTACAGCCGAATGTACTGCAAGCAATGGCGAACATGGGCATGAATTCTGATAAGCTGATCGCACTTGCGTTCCAGGAACTGGCTGAAAATGCGGGCAAGATTGGGCAACTTAATATCTCGCCAGATCTGTTGCAGGGATTGATGTCTCCTGCGCCGGGCCGAGATCAGGGAGGACGAGCGAGATGA